One window from the genome of Streptomyces sp. NBC_00708 encodes:
- a CDS encoding response regulator transcription factor, whose product MTIRVIIVDDQAMVRAGFAALLAAQADIDVVGEAPDGRQGIDVSRRVHPDVVLMDVRMPEMDGLAAARELLDPPPGVVHVPRVLMLTTFDVDDYVYEALRAGASGFLLKDAPPADLIAAVRVVAAGDALLAPSVTRRLIADFARQQPSAASRGGAALRLNGLTPRETEVLELIARGLSNQEIAGRLVLAEQTVKTHIGRVLAKLSLRDRAQAVIFAYEAGLVVPGSA is encoded by the coding sequence GTGACCATCCGTGTGATCATCGTCGACGACCAGGCCATGGTGCGGGCGGGTTTCGCGGCCCTGCTGGCGGCGCAGGCGGACATCGACGTGGTCGGCGAGGCGCCGGACGGCCGCCAGGGCATCGACGTCAGCCGCCGGGTCCACCCGGACGTGGTGCTGATGGACGTCCGGATGCCCGAGATGGACGGACTCGCGGCGGCCCGGGAGCTGTTGGACCCGCCGCCGGGCGTGGTCCATGTGCCCAGGGTGCTGATGCTGACCACGTTCGACGTGGACGACTACGTGTACGAGGCGCTGCGCGCCGGGGCGTCCGGCTTCCTGCTGAAGGACGCGCCCCCGGCGGATCTCATCGCGGCGGTACGGGTGGTGGCGGCGGGCGACGCGCTGCTCGCGCCGTCCGTGACGCGCCGTCTGATAGCGGACTTCGCCCGGCAGCAGCCGTCGGCCGCCTCCCGGGGTGGGGCCGCGCTGCGGCTGAACGGGCTGACCCCGCGTGAGACCGAGGTCCTGGAGCTGATCGCGCGCGGTCTGTCGAACCAGGAGATCGCCGGGCGGCTGGTGCTCGCCGAGCAGACCGTCAAGACGCACATCGGGCGCGTCCTGGCGAAGCTCTCCCTGCGCGACCGGGCCCAGGCGGTGATCTTCGCGTACGAGGCGGGGCTCGTGGTCCCGGGCTCCGCCTGA
- a CDS encoding DUF4429 domain-containing protein, with amino-acid sequence MGDVLAGIHATWEFDTDSVLIRYERGIRTPRLLQSLRERRVPHAALSSVTLTPGKRGTVVLRAVPRPGADPLLEAADGQLKDGCDPYRLVLPAARETLAEYYADELRACLGADAGEPADRFLVAAPEAPMQFKAYDGRAGFDGERISFRWFWTGASSEKWKAGDQMFPVADLCGVEWRSPEGLEGYLRLLPKGCDAAAPSSDLLTGSAARTGTATGVQPVIPRPARADQDPAAVIFGLGYGPVHESLPFAAAVLESVRRKQSAPPAASLTAAARRDPADIAERIHHLGELHRAGLVTDEEFSAKKAQLLAEL; translated from the coding sequence ATGGGTGATGTGCTGGCCGGAATTCATGCCACCTGGGAGTTCGACACCGACTCCGTGCTCATCCGCTACGAACGGGGTATACGCACGCCGAGACTCCTCCAGAGTCTCCGCGAGCGCCGCGTCCCGCACGCGGCGCTGTCGTCGGTGACGCTGACCCCGGGCAAGCGGGGCACGGTTGTGCTGCGCGCGGTCCCGCGCCCCGGAGCAGACCCGCTCCTGGAGGCCGCCGACGGGCAGCTGAAGGACGGCTGCGACCCGTACCGCCTGGTGCTCCCCGCCGCCCGCGAGACCCTCGCCGAGTACTACGCGGACGAGCTGCGGGCCTGTCTCGGCGCGGACGCGGGCGAGCCCGCCGACCGTTTCCTGGTCGCCGCTCCCGAGGCGCCGATGCAGTTCAAGGCGTACGACGGCCGGGCCGGCTTCGACGGCGAGCGGATCTCCTTCCGCTGGTTCTGGACGGGCGCGTCCTCGGAGAAGTGGAAGGCCGGCGACCAGATGTTCCCGGTCGCGGACCTGTGCGGGGTCGAGTGGCGTTCGCCGGAGGGCCTGGAGGGCTATCTGCGGCTGCTGCCCAAGGGGTGCGATGCCGCGGCTCCCTCGTCGGACCTCCTCACCGGCTCCGCGGCCCGCACCGGCACGGCCACGGGCGTCCAGCCGGTGATACCCCGGCCCGCGCGGGCCGACCAGGACCCCGCGGCGGTCATCTTCGGGCTCGGCTACGGCCCGGTCCACGAGTCGCTGCCCTTCGCGGCCGCCGTCCTGGAATCCGTACGCAGGAAACAGTCCGCGCCCCCGGCCGCTTCCCTCACCGCCGCCGCCCGGCGCGATCCGGCGGACATCGCGGAGCGCATCCACCACCTCGGTGAGCTGCACCGCGCGGGCCTGGTGACCGACGAGGAGTTCAGCGCGAAGAAGGCGCAGCTCCTCGCCGAGCTGTAG
- a CDS encoding alpha/beta hydrolase family protein, whose translation MRRYARTLVAVALATTVVSGTAGWVTGNAQQAVTGPPPGTASWRADHVLGRELPDPERDSPAEVARFFAGLTDAEQQALAVRHPLVVGNLDGAPAELRYRANALALKASHDPRYAHLAEDPDRRILAFDPRGRGQVAEVFGDLATARRVSVIVPGSDIDAGTFDRTTDVYGTPAGMAKSLYAGTGPGTAVIAWAGYTTPVGLGLDAARGTLAEAGSVRLTRFTDGLAAAGTPVTTVFCHSYGSVVCGLAAPRLHAADLVVLGSPGMRADNVAALRTGARVWAAKDPGDWIGKVPHVEFAGLGHGADPASPGFGARRVPADDADGHTGYFAPGTESLRAFTAIAQGASPAYRSGRR comes from the coding sequence ATGCGGCGTTATGCGAGGACCCTGGTCGCGGTCGCGCTGGCGACCACCGTGGTGTCGGGGACGGCGGGCTGGGTGACGGGCAACGCCCAGCAAGCCGTCACGGGCCCGCCGCCCGGTACGGCGTCCTGGCGGGCCGACCACGTGCTGGGGCGCGAACTGCCCGACCCGGAAAGGGACTCGCCCGCCGAAGTGGCCCGCTTCTTCGCGGGGCTGACCGACGCGGAGCAGCAGGCGCTGGCGGTCCGGCACCCGCTCGTCGTCGGCAACCTGGACGGGGCGCCGGCGGAACTGCGCTACCGGGCCAACGCCCTGGCCCTGAAGGCCTCGCACGACCCCCGGTACGCGCACCTCGCCGAGGACCCGGACCGCCGCATCCTGGCGTTCGACCCGCGCGGCCGTGGCCAAGTGGCGGAGGTCTTCGGCGACTTGGCGACGGCCCGGCGGGTGTCTGTGATCGTGCCCGGTTCCGACATCGACGCGGGCACGTTCGACCGGACGACCGATGTGTACGGCACCCCGGCCGGCATGGCCAAGTCGCTGTACGCGGGCACCGGTCCGGGCACCGCCGTGATCGCCTGGGCCGGATACACCACCCCGGTGGGCCTCGGCCTCGACGCCGCGCGCGGCACCCTGGCCGAGGCGGGCTCCGTCCGGCTGACCCGGTTCACGGACGGGCTCGCGGCGGCCGGGACGCCCGTCACCACGGTGTTCTGCCACAGCTACGGCTCGGTCGTCTGCGGTCTGGCCGCGCCCCGGCTGCACGCCGCCGACCTGGTGGTCCTCGGCTCCCCCGGGATGCGCGCGGACAACGTGGCCGCGCTGCGCACCGGGGCGCGGGTGTGGGCGGCGAAGGACCCCGGCGACTGGATCGGCAAGGTCCCGCACGTCGAGTTCGCCGGGCTCGGCCACGGCGCCGACCCCGCGTCGCCCGGGTTCGGCGCCCGCCGGGTGCCCGCCGACGACGCCGACGGGCACACCGGCTACTTCGCCCCGGGCACCGAGTCGCTGCGCGCGTTCACGGCGATCGCCCAGGGCGCGAGCCCGGCCTACCGGAGCGGAAGGCGCTAA
- a CDS encoding sensor histidine kinase, whose amino-acid sequence MAEPISAPASGSRRRSGFLPQAVAVALTALFLPVTLANLLDQYGLDIAVATTLAVTQAAPLLLLARRPLWAWWIIFPADIAGALVLLGQPARAYDVWPWPPAPLIAYLFLLLALALRRSRRVLVAVWLATGAASLILHLTRADRSNGSALLLPLFGAVVLVIGAAVRERRVAQRRLAEQETVSEAERARRTLLEERARIARELHDVVAHHMSVITVQADSAPYRLPGLSDEAREEFGTIAASARESLTEMRRLLVVLRGDGTEGERAPQPGIDRLQQLVEATVRAGLPAELSLAADLGDVPPAVDLSAYRIVQEALANVVRHAPGARTRVSVTSDGAHLTVLVVNGPPEQPVSPLETAGTGHGLVGMRERVRLTGGSLDTGPLPDGGFRVAARLPLPPAGPADAP is encoded by the coding sequence ATGGCCGAGCCGATATCCGCGCCCGCCTCCGGTTCGCGGCGCCGGTCCGGGTTCCTGCCGCAGGCCGTCGCCGTCGCCCTGACAGCGCTCTTCCTCCCCGTCACCCTGGCCAACCTTCTCGATCAGTACGGCCTCGACATCGCGGTCGCCACCACCCTTGCCGTCACCCAGGCCGCGCCCCTGCTGCTCCTGGCGCGGCGGCCGCTGTGGGCGTGGTGGATCATCTTCCCGGCGGACATCGCGGGCGCGCTGGTGCTCCTCGGGCAGCCGGCCCGCGCGTACGACGTGTGGCCGTGGCCGCCCGCGCCGCTGATCGCCTACCTCTTCCTGCTCCTCGCGCTGGCCCTGCGCAGATCCCGGCGCGTCCTCGTCGCCGTCTGGCTGGCGACCGGCGCGGCGAGCCTCATCCTCCATCTGACCCGCGCGGACCGCAGCAACGGCAGCGCGCTGCTCCTGCCCCTGTTCGGGGCCGTGGTGCTGGTGATCGGCGCGGCGGTACGGGAACGGCGCGTCGCACAGCGCCGGCTCGCCGAGCAGGAGACCGTCAGCGAGGCGGAGCGCGCCCGCCGGACGCTGCTGGAGGAGCGGGCCCGGATCGCCCGCGAGCTGCACGACGTGGTCGCCCACCACATGTCCGTGATCACCGTCCAGGCCGACTCCGCGCCCTACCGGCTCCCCGGGCTGTCGGACGAGGCGCGCGAGGAGTTCGGGACGATCGCGGCGAGCGCGCGGGAGTCGCTGACCGAGATGCGGCGGCTGCTCGTGGTGCTGCGCGGCGACGGCACGGAGGGCGAGCGCGCCCCGCAGCCGGGGATCGACCGCTTGCAGCAGCTGGTGGAGGCGACGGTACGCGCGGGGCTGCCGGCCGAGCTGTCGCTGGCCGCGGACCTGGGTGACGTACCCCCGGCCGTGGACCTGTCGGCGTACCGGATCGTGCAGGAGGCGCTGGCCAATGTGGTCCGGCACGCGCCCGGCGCCCGCACCCGGGTCTCGGTCACGTCGGACGGGGCGCATCTGACGGTGCTGGTCGTCAACGGCCCGCCGGAGCAGCCGGTTTCGCCGCTGGAGACGGCGGGAACGGGGCACGGTCTCGTCGGGATGCGCGAACGCGTACGGTTGACCGGCGGCTCGCTGGACACCGGGCCGCTGCCGGACGGGGGGTTCCGGGTCGCCGCGCGGCTGCCGCTGCCCCCGGCCGGGCCCGCCGACGCCCCCTGA